Within the Brevinematia bacterium genome, the region GAACTTCTTGATGCTCTCAAGTCTCTCAATTTCAACAAAATCAGACTCTTTAAACTGATTGAGGAAGATGCTAACAAGGATGATGTGTTTTTGGAAGTTGATGAAGAAGCAGTGAAGGTGTTTCAACAGGTTAATGAGATATATAAAGAAATTAAGTTCTATTTTTCTACAGGTGACAGACAGGGAGTTTTTAGAAAACTAATGGAGTATGAGAGCATAAAGGCAAAGGTTTATCAGTATGTTGTGTCAGCGGATGTAAGAGATCTTAACTTGCCTAGAAGCTATTTTGGGTTTTATTATGTTCCTAAAAACGATGTTAGAAAATACTATGACCCTGTTGAGGGGTTTGTAGTTTTACAAGGAGGCGCTTATGCTAAAAAGGGTTAAGGTTGTGCTTTATGCAGACCAAGAAATCACGCTTCCCAAGTCCTATAGCAGGATCTTGCAGGGCGCTATCTACGCAACATTCACGAAAAGAATGGCAAAAAAACTACACGACATTGGGTTTAGGGTTGGAAATAAGAGAATTAAGCTCTTCACATTCTCTGTAATATTTGGAAGACACAGAGAGAAGGGTAGGACAATAACATTCAAACCTCCTATCCACTTCTACTTCACAACCGCACTTCCTAATGTTTTAAGCAGTTTCCTAAAAGGACTGATGAAAAAAGGTAAGATGAGGATCGGGAAATATGAGTTGTGGGTGCATATGATAGAGGAGCGAGAGGTTAGAGCTCAAAACGAGGTTGACCTCAAAACACTATCTCCTTTGGTGGTAAGTGTTCGTGATGGTAGAAAACATAAATACCTTGCTCCCAGTGATGAGAGATTTTTTGATATAATCAAGAAAAATCTCTACAGAAAACTTATTGCCAAACTCGGTAAGGAGGTTGTTAGCGAGAACTTGAACATTGAAATATTACCACTTTTCAAGAATCGTAGATGGCGTAAGGTTGTGACGTTCTTTAAAGGAACACCTATCACTGCTTGGGAGGGAATGCTTAAGCTTAGAGGGAGTAAGAAACTTATAGAGCTTGCGCTTGTTGCAGGACTCGGAGCAAGAAATGCACAAGGCTTTGGAATGATGATACCTAGGAGAATGTGAGAATAGAAGTTTTTTGTAATAATAGCTGCTAATAGGAGGCGAGTATGGTTGCTTATATGATACATAAGTTTGGGTTAAACCCAAAAAACCTAGAGAAGGCAAAAAAATTTATAAAGAAATTTCTAGAGAACGGAATAACTGTCATATACACACCTCCAAT harbors:
- the cas6 gene encoding CRISPR-associated endoribonuclease Cas6, with the translated sequence MLKRVKVVLYADQEITLPKSYSRILQGAIYATFTKRMAKKLHDIGFRVGNKRIKLFTFSVIFGRHREKGRTITFKPPIHFYFTTALPNVLSSFLKGLMKKGKMRIGKYELWVHMIEEREVRAQNEVDLKTLSPLVVSVRDGRKHKYLAPSDERFFDIIKKNLYRKLIAKLGKEVVSENLNIEILPLFKNRRWRKVVTFFKGTPITAWEGMLKLRGSKKLIELALVAGLGARNAQGFGMMIPRRM